A single region of the Microtus ochrogaster isolate Prairie Vole_2 chromosome 2, MicOch1.0, whole genome shotgun sequence genome encodes:
- the Wdr53 gene encoding WD repeat-containing protein 53 — MAVKWTSGHSSSVLCLNASKDGLVASGAEGGDLVAWGEDGTPLGHMQLEGADDVTSVLFSPSCPTKLYASHGESISVLDVRSLKGALDHFHVNDEEINCLSLNETESLLASADDSGAIKILDLEKKKVTRSLKRHSNICSSVAFRPQRPQSLVSCGLDMQVMLWSLQKARPVWITNLQEDETEETEGPQSPGRLLNPALAHSVSVASCGNIFSCGAEDGKVRIFRVMGVKCEQELGFKGHTLGVSQVCFLPESHLLLTGGNDGKIRLWDVSGEMEKKQKSPAKHTHRKKAKRAACPKQGGNSSAQGADEEKHAKILPKLDIEHGEKVNWLLSTKIKGQQSILVADQTSCISLYPLSEL, encoded by the exons ATGGCAGTCAAGTGGACCAGTGGACactcttcttctgtcctctgcctaAACGCAAGCAAAGATGGGCTGGTGGCTTCAGGAGCAGAGGGTGGAGATCTTGTGGCTTGGGGTGAAGATGGGACTCCGTTAGGACACATGCAGTTGGAAGGGGCTGATGATGTTACCAGCGTCCTGttttctccctcctgccccaccAAGCTCTATGCCTCCCATGGAGAAAGCATCAGTGTACTAGATGTCAGGTCTCTTAAAGGGGCCCTGGACCATTTTCATGTGAATGATGAAGAAATCAATTGTCTTTCACTCAACGAAACGGAAAGTCTGCTGGCTTCTGCTGATGACTCTGGAGCAATCAAAATCCTGgacttggaaaagaagaaagtcacCAGGTCCCTGAAGAGACATTCTAACATctgttcctctgtggctttccGACCTCAGCGGCCTCAGAGCCTGGTGTCATGCGGCCTGGATATGCAG GTGATGCTGTGGAGTCTTCAAAAAGCCCGACCCGTCTGGATTACAAATTTACAGGAGGATgaaacagaggaaacagaagggcCCCAGTCCCCTGGTCGGCTCCTAAACCCCGCGTTAGCCCACTCTGTCTCGGTGGCATCGTGTGGCAATATTTTCAGCTGTGGTGCAGAGGATGGTAAGGTGCGCATCTTCAGGGTGATGGGAGTCAAGTGTGAGCAAGAATTGGGATTTAAGGGTCATACTTTGGGGGTATCCCAAGTCTGCTTTCTGCCTGAGTCCCATCTGCTGCTTACTGGAGGGAACGATGGAAAGATACGCTTGTGGGATGTGAGCGGTGaaatggagaagaaacagaagagtccTGCAAAACACACccacaggaagaaagcaaaaagagcAGCTTGCCCAAAGCAGGGTGGGAACTCAAGCGCCCAAGGAGCGGATGAGGAGAAGCATGCAAAGATTCTGCCAAAGCTCGATATTGAACATGGAGAAAAAGTGAACTGGCTCTTGAGTACAAAAATAAAAGGGCAGCAAAGTATATTAGTGGCCGATCAGACGAGTTGTATATCTTTGTATCCCTTAAGTGAACTTTAG